From the Armatimonadota bacterium genome, the window ATGTGGAGGGCAAGGCTCCTGATGACACCCAGATAGTAGCAGAGTGCGAGCGTTTGCAAGATGGATGATTGACAAACTGCTAAGGGAAAAGTACCGATTGTACACGAATAGGAGAAGGGGTAATCAGAGTTCCTCTGCAGCCCGGAGGATGGTTCTCCAGATGGAAGAGACCGGAAAAAGCTGAACACAGGAGGTTACGATGCGCTTGATTGCTGTTGTCACCCTCTTTTTTCTCATCGGATTACCAGCAAGCGGTCAGCTCTCCGACCTGCATAGCCTGACCCGTTTGCGCGATGAAATCACCCGAAGAGAATCGAGCAGCGACCCCGACTGGCGCAACGGCAACCGCGACGCGCGCGCCATCGAACCGGGCGAGACACTGGTTATCGCCGACCTGCAGGGTCCTGGCGAGATCACCCATATCTGGTGTACTGTCGCTGCGGGTGAGCCGCAGTATTCGCGTCTGCTGGTACTGCGCATATACTGGGATGGCGAAGAACATCCTTCGGTAGAATGTCCGCTGGGCGATTTCTTCGGGTTGGGACACGGCTGGGATGTGCCGTTCGACTCCTTGCCGGTGCGGGTAACAGCGAACGGCAGGGCACGCAACAGCTACTGGGTGATGCCCTTCCGCAAATCGGCGCGAATCACCGTCACCAATGAGGGACGGGTGCGCGTGCGCTCCTTTTACTACTACGTGGACTGGCGGCAGCTGCCCAGCCTGCCCCCCGATACCCTCTACTTCCACGCCATGTACCGTCAGGAGTTTCCTACTGTGATGGGGCGCAACTACCTGATTGCCGACATCGAGGGGCGCGGGCACTATGTGGGCACGGTGCTCAGCTGCCGACAGCTCTCCAAATGGTGGTGGGGCGAAGGAGATGACTTATTCTTCATCGACGGTGAGGAAGAACCCAGCCTGCGCGGCACGGGCACAGAGGACTACTTCTGCGACGCCTGGGGTTTTCGTCAGCACTCTGGACCCTTTTATGGAGTGCCGCTGATGGAGGGCGATTCGGTGGGGGCGCGTTCCAGCGCATTTCGCTGGCACATCAACGACCCCATCACCTTCCACAAATCGCTCCGCCTCGAGATAGAGCACAAGGGCGCGACCGTGAAGCCGGATGGCACCATGCAATCGGGTTTTGAGGAACGGGAAGACGACTTCTCCTCGGTCGCCTTCTGGTACCAGACCGAACCGCATAAGCCGTTTCCGCCTCTACCCAGGGGCTATGCCCGGGTATTCCATACGGTAGCGAACGGCGGCACCGAAGCGGAGAGCTTGGTGGACAGGGTGACGGTCACCGCGGGCAAGGTGGAAAGGCAGGAGCTGCCCCTCTTCAGCGGCGGGGCGCAGCTCTTCTGGACGCCCGAGAACGAGGGACAGGCGTTGAGCATCCCGATAGAGGTCAAACAATACGGCAGGCACGTGCTGTTTCTGGTGACCACTTATTCGTTTGACTTCGGTAAATTCAGCGTGGAGCTAAACGGCAAACCGTTAGGCATCACCATCGACCTGTATGCCCGCAACCCGTTTCTGCACGAGCAGGTAATGGAGCTGGGCTTCCTGGAGCCGGGCACATACACTTTGACCCTGCGCAATACGGGCAAGAACGAGGCGTCGAAAGGGTATTTTCTGGGCATCGACGCGCTGTTCGTACGCCGAATGGCGCGATAATGGGAAGGAATCTGCTGCCCCTTTCGTGCGTCTTATCCTTTGAAGGGATATGGGTGGGTGCCATGTTCGAGATAGACAATCAACTGGTAGAGCGTGCCAGAGCGGGTGATGTGGACGCCTTTGGCGAGTTGTATCAGCGCACCCATCGGCGCATTTACCAGTATATCCGTCAGATGGTGCCCATCCCTGAGGACGCCGAGGACCTGATGCAGGAGGTGTACCTGCGCGCATGGAGCGGACTCAAAGGTCTGCAAGCCAATGAAGCCTTCTGGGTGTGGTTACATCGCATCGCCCGCAACGCGGTGCTGGATTCGAGGAAACGAAAGCAGCTGAACAGCGTATCTCTAGAGAGCGCGTTTACCGATGATGAAGATAGCGAGACAGAGCCTGTAGAGGTCGCAGATTGGTCGGGCAATCCCGAGCAGCTCGTGCTCTCCGAAGCAACGCAGGAGGCGGTGCGGCAGGCGGTACGTTCTCTGCCCGAGAGCCACCGCGAGGTCGTGACCATGTACTATCTGGAAGACATGGAGATTGCTGAAGTCGCACAGATACTGGGCTTGCCGAAAAACACGGTGCTGTCGCGTCTAGCGCGGGCGCGCGAGGCGCTGCGGCGCAAGCTGGGTTATCTGGTGGACGGGAAATGAGGCGATGAGCATGCAGTGCACACACATCAAACAGAAACTGGCGGACTACTCGGTAGGGTTGCTAGATGAACGCGAGCGTGCGGCGGTGGAAGCACACCTGGCGCAATGCGCCTCCTGTGCCGCCGATCTGCGCGCGCTGGAGCGGGTGGACAGAGTGCTGAAGGCAGTGGAACCTGAGGAACCGCCGGCATACCTCTGGCAAAGCATCCGCGCGCGCATCGAGGCAGAACCCCAGAGAACGCGCATACCCTTCTGGCAAAGCTGGTTCACCGTACCCCGACTGGCTCTGGGCGGTGCGGTTGCAGCAGCGGTGCTGGTGGCGATAGCGTATCTGGGTATGCCGCGTCCACCGGAAGGGGAAGCATCCTCGCACGAGAGCGCTGAACAGTTAATGCACGCCCACCAGATGATGTCCTGGGGCGACCCGCTGAGCGACAAAGCCGCCCTGGGCGTGGTGCTTGCTAGCCGCTCGCAGACGCAGGAGGTGCCTTGATGCAGAGCCGCTGGCTGAACATAGCGATCCTCTTCCTGGCGGTAATGGGCACGGCGCTCGCCCAGAAGCCCGACCCGGTGCAGCGTGTGCGTGCTGCATACCAGGCAGAGAGCAGGGTGACGCTGAGCGGGATAATGCGTACCACCAGTTACCTGCAAGCGGGCGAAATCAGCTCGGAGGTGGCTGTTTACCGCAAGGCGGGGATGACGCGCTACGAGTACCGCTCTCCTGAACTGCGTGGGCTGGTGCTCATCGATAAGGGCGACACGCTGATGCGCCTGGACCCTGCTACCCGCACCGCAACGGTGGAGACTGTACACCGCTCGCCCGCTACGGTAGACCTGGTGTTGAAGAACTATCAGGCACAACTCGCAGGGCAAGAGCGGCTGCTGGGAAGACAGACCGACGTGATTGTGCTCAAGCCGCGACATGGGGCAGGACCCTCCCGCAAACTGTGGATTGACCGTGCAACAGGCGTAGTGCTGCGCATGGAGCAGTATAACTCCAGCGGCAATCTGGTATCGCGCTCGGTCTATCTGTCGGTGGATTGGACGGCAAATCCACCAGACCACCTGTTCACCGTGCCAGAGGGCTGGAAACGGGTCGACGCACCGGTGCAGACGGAGCGACACTGGAAGAAGGAGGAGCTGTCCAGGTACATGGACCTCACCGTCCGCGAGCCGGGCTACGTCCCACCGGGCTTCGTGCTGGACGGCTTTCATCTGGTCATTCGCCCAAACGCCCAACCCTCCGCACACATTCGCTACGTGGACGGTCTGAACAGCATCTCCGTCTTCGAGCATCGTTGCCCGCCCGGTCGTGGGCGAGGTTTTCAATGGGGGCGTCGAATGGGCAGGCGCGGTAACTGCGAGTTTTTCACCAGCCAGGAAGGCAACGTGCTGGTCAAAGAGGTCGGCAGTATCCGCTTCATCGTGGTCGGTGACCTGCCTGAAGGCGAGCTGCAAAAAGTGATAGACAGCATTCGGTAAAAGCTGCTAGTTTGTCAAGTATGATGCTTGAGGGTGTTCGAAATTGCTGGTTGAATGGATAGATAACCTAACCCCCTTGCCCCCTTCCCTGCAAGGGAAGGGGAACGCCCTTCTCCTCGCAGGAGAGGGGACGGGGGTGAGGTAAGGCAGGGATAGCAAGAACGCCTCTCTCCTTGCGCTACAACCAACTTCTCAACAATTCTCGAACACCCTCAGTATGATGCTTACTATCCCCTGGAGGGCGAGGCTCCTGCCGAGCCGTTAGGGTTAACGCTTGATAAATCACCGGGAATCGCCGATCTACTTCGCTCGTCTTATCTCATAGATACACTCTATGGAGGAGGTTCGGCGATGAAAAGTGTCAAGGCGTTGATTGTCGTCACGCTGTTGCTGGTAGGTATGGCGGTACTGCCCTCCCTTATTGTGCCGGTGATCTCACATCAACCAACGGCATGGAGCGCAGTAGCCCAGGATGTGGCGATTGTGGAGGGCAAAGTCATCAGCATCGGGGAGGAGAGCTTCGTGATGCAGGTGCGCCGCGTGCGTAACTGCGACCTCAAAGGGCTGACTGTTACTGTCGTGTGGGATGAGAACACGCAGTGGACACGCGGCAGGCGCACCGCCTCGCCCGATGAACTGTGGGTTGGCGCAGCAGTTACCGTATCGGGCACAGTGGTAGATGGCGTGCTGTATGCCGATACGGTGCAGATTGGCGGTGGCGGAAAGAGGTAGTGGTTCAGAAACCAACATGCTGCCCTCGCCTCAACCTCCTCTCCCAGCGGGAGAGGAGGTTGTTCGTGCCGGATACTACAGCTGTCCACCCGTCACGCTGTACGCTTCGCCCGTAATGTAGCTTGCCTCATCCGAAGCGAGGAACACCAGCAGGTTGGTCACGTCATCGTAGGTGCAGCCACGCCCGAGAGGCACCTGATCTTCGTATTTGCGCCGTACCTGCTCCACCGTCAGCCCCCACTTGCGGGCGTACTGCTCATACAGGCTGTCACGCCACAGAGGCGAGTCCAGCAGGTTGCCTGGGCAGATGGCGTTCACGCGCACGCCGTATGGCGCGAGGTCGAGCGCAATGCTCTGCGTCAAGCCGATGCCGCCGAACTTGCTCGCTGCGTACGCGCTGTTGCGGAAGGAGCCTTTCTTGCCCGACTTGGAGTTAATCTGGATGATGACACCGCTCTTCTGCTGAACCATCACCTTCGCCGCCTCGCGGGCGCACAGAAAGTAGCCGTACAGGTTCACATCCACCACCTTTTTCCACTGGTCGGCGGGAAATTCGGTGATGTCGTGCGCGATGAGGATGCCTGCATTGGCGACCATGATGTCCAGCCTGCCAAACGCCTGTACGTGACGCTGCACCATCTCCACCACATCTGCCTCACTGGTGACGTCGCACTTCATCACCAGCGTCTTGCACCAGGGCGACCCCGCCTCGATGCCCTGCGCTACCGTCTGAGCCTTCCCGGTTTGCAGGTCTGCCAGTGTGATGCCCGTGCATCCTTCCTTCGCCAGACGGATGGCGATGGCTTCGCCTAGCCCCTGCGCCGCGCCGGTCACAATCGCCGTTTTGCCTTCCAGACGCTTCATCGTCGCGAACTTCCCTCCTGTTATCGAGAAAATTCATCGGCGGATGGGGTCAATCCTGCCCCTGCCAACGGTGAGGGTGTTCGAGAATTGTTGAGAAGTTGGTTGTAGCGCAAGGAGAGAGGCGTTCTTGCTATCCCTGCCTTATCTCACCCCCGTCCCCTCTCCTGCGAGGAGAGGGGCGTTCCCCCTTCCCTTGCAGGGAAGGGGGCAAGGGGGTTAGGTTATCTATCCATTCAACCAGCAATTTCGAACACCCTCGCCAACGGTTGCCTTTTTCAGTCGCCGGTGCTACAATAGGAATGAGAGTTAATTTGCACTTTAAGCCTGCGAAGGAGGAAGGAAGGTATGCAACGCGCAAGGTTCCTTTCCGTACCCCTGCTGGCGGGGGTACTGGCGGCTGCCGTCGCCGCGCAAACGTTCCCCATCACCGACTTTGAGGCGTTCCCCGCGCCCTCCAGCAACGGCTCGGTGATGTTCCGCCAGCCCAGCTTCTCGGGATCTACAAGCAGCTTTATCGACACTACCGTAAATACCTCTCAGGTGGTCACCGACCAAGCTTAC encodes:
- a CDS encoding sorbitol 6-phosphate dehydrogenase; translation: MKRLEGKTAIVTGAAQGLGEAIAIRLAKEGCTGITLADLQTGKAQTVAQGIEAGSPWCKTLVMKCDVTSEADVVEMVQRHVQAFGRLDIMVANAGILIAHDITEFPADQWKKVVDVNLYGYFLCAREAAKVMVQQKSGVIIQINSKSGKKGSFRNSAYAASKFGGIGLTQSIALDLAPYGVRVNAICPGNLLDSPLWRDSLYEQYARKWGLTVEQVRRKYEDQVPLGRGCTYDDVTNLLVFLASDEASYITGEAYSVTGGQL
- a CDS encoding ECF-family RNA polymerase sigma factor; translated protein: MGRNLLPLSCVLSFEGIWVGAMFEIDNQLVERARAGDVDAFGELYQRTHRRIYQYIRQMVPIPEDAEDLMQEVYLRAWSGLKGLQANEAFWVWLHRIARNAVLDSRKRKQLNSVSLESAFTDDEDSETEPVEVADWSGNPEQLVLSEATQEAVRQAVRSLPESHREVVTMYYLEDMEIAEVAQILGLPKNTVLSRLARAREALRRKLGYLVDGK